The Electrophorus electricus isolate fEleEle1 chromosome 4, fEleEle1.pri, whole genome shotgun sequence region GAACTTGTACCTGAATCCAAGCATGAACTCCTGCTTGAAAAAGATTCTGAACTTGTACCTGAATCCAAGCATGAATTCATGCTTGAAACAGAGTCTGAACTTGTACCTGAATCCAAGCATGAATTCATGCTTGAAACCGAGTCGGAACTTGTACCTGAATCCAAGCATGAAATCATGCTTGAAAAAGAGTGTGAACTTGCACCTGAATACAAGCATGAAATCATGCTTGAAAAAGAGTGTGAACTTGCACCTGAATACAAGCATGAAATCATGCTTGAAAAAGAGTGTGAACTTGCACCTGAATACAAGCATGAACTCCTGCTTGAAAAAGAGTCTGAACTTGCACCTGAATCCAAGCCTGGATTCTTGCTTGAAAAGGAGTGTGAACTTGCACCTGAATCCAAGCATGAATTCATGCTTGAAACAGAGTCTGAACTTGTACCTGAATCCAAGCATGAATTCATGCTTGAAAAAGAGTGTGAACTTGTACCCGAATCCAAGCATGAAATCATGCTCAAAAAAGAGTGTGAATTTGCACCTGAATCCAAGCCTGGGTTCTTGCTTGAAAAGGAGTGTGAACTTGCACCCGAATCCAAGCATGAAATCATGCTTGAAACAGAGTCTGAACTTGTACCTGAATCCAAGCATGAACTCCTGCTTGAAAAAGATTCTAAACTTGCACCTGAATACAAGCATGAATTCATGCTTGAAAAAGAGTGTGAATTTGCACCTGAATACAAGCATGAATTCATGCTTGAAAAAGAGTGTGAATTTGCACCTGAATACAAGCATGAATTCATGCTTGAAAAAGAGTGTGAATTTGCACCTGAATACAAGCATGAATTCATGCTTGATAAAGAATGTGAATTTGCACCCGAATGCAAGCAAGAATTCCTGCTTGAAACAAAGTCTAAAGTTCCACCTGAATTCAAGCCTGAATTCCTCTCTGAAACCAAGTCAGAACTTACACTTGACCACAAGCCTGAATTCCTGCTTGAAAACAGGTTTGAATTTGCAACTGACCCCAAGGCTGAAAACCTGATTGAAACCAAGACTGAATTCTTGTTGGAAACAGAGTCTAAACTTGTGCCTGAACCCGAGCCTGAACTGCAGCTAGAAACAAACTCTGAATTTGTGCCTGAAATCACCCAGGAACCCACTGTTGACACCTTATTTCCTGTTGCTGTCGAGGACAGAGCAGAGTATACTGAAGATACAGGTCTAGAGGAGAAAACAGCTGAAAATGTGGTAACTGAGCTGGCATCTCACATGGACCTGGGAAGTCTCAGGGAAACCATAAGTGCTCCTTCTCCTTTGGGCACAACAGTTATGTCACCACCATCCTCCCCCACTGAGTATGAAGCTACGACTGTTGAACCCTGGATCTCTGCTCCAAACCTGGATACGCATGCCTCTGCTGAACCCTGGACACGGAGCGAGCAGCTGTTCTCCAGTGCAGAAAACCTAAAGCAAGAACAAACCAGGAGCCAGGAGCACCTCCTGGGACCTACAGAGTCTACAGCAGAGGAGCTGGTGGTGGAAGGAAAGACCTATCTGTTGAGTACCTCTCCTCTGGAACACCTTAGCAGTGGGTCACCAACCTTACCCAAAATGGAGAGGGAAGAGGCAGTAGAGAAAGCAGAGCAAGAGGTCAACGAGGATGATCATGACGATattgaagaggaggaggaagaggagcaggaggaaagTGAGGTTGTTAGAACTCAAACAATGCCTCTGAGAGAGCATGCGGAAGACTTAAAGGTTGGATTGCCAGAATACGACACTTCTGGCTGGGAAACGGTGCCATCTGATGGTGCTGGCGTCAGCAGCCAGCAAGAGAAAACTGGCACAACTTCCCCCGTTCAAATGGAAAGTCTTCAAGCTGATGAAAACGTGGATGATTTCTTTCTGAAGAAAGTGCAATTGGAACAGCCATTCATGGGCCCGCCGGGCGTAAAATCTTTCTcggatgaagaggaagaggaagaggaggaggatgagcagGTAAGGCAGAGCATGTGTGCTGGAGAATGCCATGAAAACATTCCACATCACTGCCCGACATCCCaaaaggaggaggagcaagAGGGTGAAGATGTTGAAAGGGTTAGCGAGGGCCCCATGGAGATTGGCAGCGAGGGCGCTGGAAAAGTTGACGAGGATGACTATGATGAGGGTTACATGGACAGTCTGAGTCGTactgctccagctccttctATGCCCATGACTGCAGCGTGGGGCTCAGCCAATCCCTTTGGAGACACATGGGCCCAGCCAGCCTCCCTCCACATGACATCCAGTCCCTTAGATGTCGACACCGATCCCGAGACACCCACGAAGTCCCCCGCTGAAGCCTGGCTGGAGCAGCCTCTGGGGCACTCGGCAGACCCACACCTAGACGTCCGCCAAGAGACAGAGGGCTCGGTCCCGGCCGATGGCTCCAACCTGGACATACCTGCGGTGGGTATGTCGCAGTCCAGCACGCTGAGCGGAGCCGCCCTGGCGGCCCACAGCAGCAGCGAGACCAGCACCCCCGAGGAACTGCGGGACTACGACAGCAGCTCGGGTGTAGAGTCACACTCGGACAAGCAGCAAACGCCTGTACCTGCAGCCCAACccgaccaggatcaggaccttGGGATCCACCTGGAGCGCGGGGAcggtgaagaggaggaggcagagacgCTCCCGGCCGACGAGGTTCTCGGGGACGCCCCTACCGCGCCGGCGTCTGCTCCGTCCTCGCCTTCCACCTCCGGAGACGAGGCCAGTGACACCGAAGGAGAGATGCAGATTAACGATCCCGATGCTCCAGCCGGTGACGCCGCAGCTCTCGAAAGCCCTTCCGCCTCCAGAAACCTCCCTGCCTTGGACGAAGACGAGGAGGCCGCCGACATGCACGTCGGCGAGGAAGACGGCGGCACACCTCAGTCCGCCAACTCCGTCGCCTCCTACGGCTTCGACTGCTCCGCGTCCAACTCCAACGCCCATTCCACCGCCGAGAGCAGCGGGAAGAGCCCTGGCATCTTCTCCTTGGAGAACGAAGACCAGCTTCCGGAAGAGGCCAAAGACCCCTCGCTCATCAAGGAGCTGACCCTGCCTCCTGCAGACGCTCACCCCGGGGAGCCGCTGGGCTGCCCAGTGGACCTGCTCCCCCTCGCCCAGCAAGCGGAGCCTCACGTCGGCCTGGACCACCAGTACCTGCTGGGCGAGAAGTCTGGAGCCAGCGTCCTGGAGGACGTTGACCCCGACTCGCCCGTGCACCTTTCGCCCCAGCGCGAGGACATCGCTGACGAACAGCCGCCTTACTACTCTGCTATATGCGATAAGACTGATAGCTTTCTGGCAGGTAACGTATAAAGTCCATCCTTCTGGAATGcacctttttctctttctcacccctcaacaaaaaaaagaaaaaaaaaaaaaacttcctcttttttttcccccattttttgTCCTAGAAGATATAGAAATCATGGATGAGCTGATAGTGGGGAGGGTGCGGATGTTGGGGAGGGATTGTAGGCTTGTCAGTGCTGCTTTGCCTCTCTTACTGCTATTCTAGTCGTGGTAATGATTGTATGGCTTAAACTCCTGTATGTACAATAGCTATTCTCATTTTCTATTAGAACGTACCTTTACGTAACACTGCATACGACGGCACCCAGAACTTGGACTGGTAGTCTGAACTGTGCTGAAGTCCTTTCATtacaaaggaaaagaaaaggatacaagaacaaaacaaaaccaaaaaaaaacaacaaaacagaaaaatggaaaacattggATGGACCCTACCTATGTTTGTATTTAACCGACTGTTTTTACTGGAAAAAGTCCAATAATTTTGTTTCGTTGTTAAGGTCGCTGTCCTGCCTACTGTTTGTACATGCATCGGTTCCCCTGCGCTGTAGCGGTAGCCTTAAATCCtttagttttggttttttgttgtgattgttttccctttttcttctttctttggCTCGTTCCTGTGGCGAGAACTAACTGTTTTAGCACTAACTAAGGATAGCTATTCTTCCAGAGGCTTTGCACTTTGGCTGTTTTTCGAAGTAGGGAGTTGTGGGATTGTTAGATGGCAAGCcatgttgtttcatttttacctttttcctactataaaaaatacatttttgtgaaGGATAACTTATACTGGCAAGTAATGTCACATACCATAAGTGTTTTTCAAGTACTTGAGAGTGGTCTGGATGTGTTGATTTGCAGTAGTTGGACATTTTTATCTTGGATCAAACTAACTATTTCTATTtgttggaagaaaaaaaaatccccacatTTGTACACTTGAAAATGATGAGACTCGTTTGAACATGCGTGGTACATATTGGACATTTTGATTGGAAACTGCATGTACACCTAATTATGGGACTGTAATAATTCAAGACCTATAATGTCAGGATGATCACCAATGACTGGTTCACACTAATCAACagggtttttaaaaattccattaAACATCATTGCAAGgctgtctgttcctgttccttatTTCTCTGTAGCTTTTAGCGTGGTATAAAAAATGAGTCCTCACAGTTTTAGGTTTTAGGGTCCACTCCCTAAGTGTTGAGAACTATTCCCGTTGGAACATTCCCATGGAGTCTGACTGGGAACAGGACTGGTGTTTGCTGATCGAATTTTGATGACGTCGTATCCCCGAGCTTCATCTCGTGAActtcctgtgtgtttttggaTACACTAAAATCTCAGAAAAGACCagaactctctccctctgagaAGAGCCTGCACAATCATATATGAAACTGCACCCCTAGTCACCATGAGGAAGAGGGAAGAGCAatactgttctctctctctctccctctctctctctctctctctctctctctctctctctctctctctctctctccctctctctctctctctccctctctctctctctctctctcccactctccctctctctctctctcccactctccctctctctctctccctctctctctctctccctctctctctttctcccactctctctctctctcccactctctctctctctctctctctcccactctctctctctctctccctctctctctctctccctctctccctctctccctctctctccctctctccctctctctctctctctctctctctctctctctctccctctctctctctctccctctctctctctctctctcccactctccctctctctctctctcccactctccctctctctctctccctctctctctctctccctctctctctctccctctctctctccctctctctctctctctccctctctctctctctctctctctccctccctctctctctctctccctctctctctctctctctccctctccctctctctctccctctctctctctcactctctctctctctctctctctctctctctctctctctctctctccctctctctctctctctctctctccctctcttcacaCTCCTTCTTGCATTgtcctctctctcaccactgATCTTGTCATTTCATGCAAACATTGGCTGGTCGTTTTGTTTAAACGCTATGCTTTTGCCTCTTTCTGTAAAGTGTAGTGTAGGGTGCATCTACACCCAGCTCACCTCCGCTCACCTCCGCTCACCTCCGTTCACTGTGATACGGCGTCTTTTACCTTTTACTACTGGTTTTTCGGTCCTCTGGGTATTCACAGAAGCCTTGTTTTCAAGAGAGATTTCAGAGAGCGTTAGTCATCCACCTTCTCATTTACCTGAACATTTTCCTTTCGGAATTCAGGGTTTCATTATGGTTTTAGTGAATGATGCCGTGTTATATggggttttatttgtttctcaGAGTTTGGGGGAAGGTGTGAAGTGTCTGCATGCTGGGCCGTGTGTTCTAGAGTCTCTCTCTTAACCCCCCGTCAACGTGAACACTTCCTGGGGGATGAACTGACACGTTTTGATGGTGATGTCACGACCGTTCAGCACGAACTGGGTGGATGGATCGCGCTCGCCGTGCTCAGCTCAGCTGCCATGGCGACGGGCCAGAATCATCATGTGCCTGTGCAGATGTGCAACACTTACAGGCTTGCAGACGTGTGTCTCCTGGTGATGGGTCTCGAATCaaagagtgatggaggagatgaTGTGGTTCTGGTTACTTCTTGCGTTTTTGAACGTTTTGAACGACACTACAGGTGTCGTTTTGACAGAGGCAGTAATTCATGCGATGCAAGTCATTTGGATTGCTGCCCAAGGCCCAAGCTGGCTTTTTGGAAGCCATTTGAGCTGATTTTGGTGTCTTCGTTACGTTAAATCCctgaaaaagaaagtgaaatcgccacactacactacagaagCCAAAGTCATATGAACGCCTGCTGGATTACTCTGGATTATGGCAGAATTCcctgttttcttgcttttcttgcTCAGCCCCTTCTAATGAAGGGCTTGGTAATTACTCGATGGGTTAGATCAGATGGGTTAGATCAGATGGGTTAGATCAGATGGGTTAGATCAGATGGGTTAGGACAGATGGGTTAGATCAGATGGGTTAGATCAGATGGGTTAGGACAGATGGGTTAGATCAGATGGGTTAGATCAGATGGGTTAGATCAGATGGGTTAGGACAGATGGGTTAGATCAGATGGGTTAGGACAGATGGGTTAGATCAGATGGGTTAGATCAGATGGGTTAGATCAGATGGGTTAGGACAGATGGGTTAGATCAGATGGGTTAGATCAGATGGGTTAGGACAGATGGGTTAGATCAGATGGGTTAGGACAGATGGGTTAGATCAGATGGGTTAGATCAGATGGGTTAGGACAGATGGGTTAGATCAGATGGGTTAGATCAGATGGGTTAGATCAGATGGGTTAGGACAGAGGAACAcgaggtgtgtctgtgggcacCTGCAGCCTCTGTTCAGAATTCCCCCCCAAAATTCTCTGCGGTTTGTTCACTGAAAGAATCTTCCCGTTCCCCATTTGGTTCGGATTTAGTGTGACCCTCCGAGGCACACCAGGCCTCCTTCCCAGGCGTCTTGACTTTTATcgatttatttttgtgtttgttcttaaGCTGTGCGGGCCTTCTCAGTCAGCTTTGTTCCGTTGTGGCCTGCATGCTCCTTCCTCCTTCtggttctgttttctctctctcctttccctcgctccctccctcgcGTCTCTGTCGGTGACGTATATTGCTGGTGCTCTCCACTGTCCTGCAGGGCCACCGAGCCATCCAGAGGCTCACTGACGATCGCTGCCTTACTCAGCTGCAGCCTCGTAAAACCCTCGTCCTCGGCTCCGGCGGCAGCCCAACGGCCGAGGGGTGGAGCTGGTGCAACTGGGGCTTCGGAGGCAGCTGAGGGGGCAGCAGCGTCTGCAGGAGGGGCAAGAGGGGACGAGGCAGCAGCCGGCCTCCGCACCATCCCCGAGGCAGTGGAGACCGGGGAGGACGAGCCAGAGAGGCGAAGGCGGCCCCTGCGTACCCGGGCTGCCCGGGTGGGCGTGGTGCGGCAGCTCCTCCGGCGGGCCTCCGTCACCTCCGTCTGCAGCTACTCCCCCACCTGCCGGGGCAGCTCCCCACCACCGCCGAGCTGGAGATGCACCGCTGAGGATCGGCACCACGGGGGCAACCCTGTATATTATAGTGCATTACACCATTCCCATTTTTGTGCTGATGGGTCGTTGCAGACGTGCCTCGGAGAAGCCTGTCTATCCATGAGTTCCGTACGGCCGTGACCTTGGGAAACCTGCACCACTGTCTGCCCTCTCTCCGCAGTAATCCATAGTCACCATG contains the following coding sequences:
- the wu:fb95e10 gene encoding microtubule-associated protein 1B is translated as MKPEGVDAATMETTVALAADPVVEAAPPGEGQGQTPPTSQTEGTGPGEPQTAETPTAATKTGKTKPSDPKGKTKPGSKTKTPTKTAAAGPRAPTGQGRITNGVQKPQTNGVAKKTALEKKTASTALAPQKKPAASASAGTAKASSARPAGATRLVSAPANGTKTAGTAHLAKKTAVAPANGDKAKPKTTAPRPVSTGATKPSSTSSPKPDRPPAAKTARAAAGPVSRPTAAALKTATTATSKTSTTTSKPSAVAKTSTSTAKPSPAKSTAPGAGCIPTQPSKTTTPVRKDVSKPSTPAAKKPTAHPVSLPPATKTTKPDTPKAAALAKPESASKKPSAPGKVATDAKSSKPKDSKPAPSKEVSASPRTPSAKNSTAKMASPKKTVGSSTPVPVKRGPKPTQAAEPAVKDGGKKESAPALETAATVNAVSASSAATTATAFVDLTVATKEHDVQAEPTSELAPKPKSEVLSEFTSEVAPESNSVLPAEHPSELLLEPKSEFLVVTESNVVPESKPEFLLEKESELAPESKHEIMLEKECEFAPESKHELLLEKDSELVPESKHELPLEKDSELVPESKHELLLEKDSELVPESKHEFMLETESELVPESKHEFMLETESELVPESKHEIMLEKECELAPEYKHEIMLEKECELAPEYKHEIMLEKECELAPEYKHELLLEKESELAPESKPGFLLEKECELAPESKHEFMLETESELVPESKHEFMLEKECELVPESKHEIMLKKECEFAPESKPGFLLEKECELAPESKHEIMLETESELVPESKHELLLEKDSKLAPEYKHEFMLEKECEFAPEYKHEFMLEKECEFAPEYKHEFMLEKECEFAPEYKHEFMLDKECEFAPECKQEFLLETKSKVPPEFKPEFLSETKSELTLDHKPEFLLENRFEFATDPKAENLIETKTEFLLETESKLVPEPEPELQLETNSEFVPEITQEPTVDTLFPVAVEDRAEYTEDTGLEEKTAENVVTELASHMDLGSLRETISAPSPLGTTVMSPPSSPTEYEATTVEPWISAPNLDTHASAEPWTRSEQLFSSAENLKQEQTRSQEHLLGPTESTAEELVVEGKTYLLSTSPLEHLSSGSPTLPKMEREEAVEKAEQEVNEDDHDDIEEEEEEEQEESEVVRTQTMPLREHAEDLKVGLPEYDTSGWETVPSDGAGVSSQQEKTGTTSPVQMESLQADENVDDFFLKKVQLEQPFMGPPGVKSFSDEEEEEEEEDEQVRQSMCAGECHENIPHHCPTSQKEEEQEGEDVERVSEGPMEIGSEGAGKVDEDDYDEGYMDSLSRTAPAPSMPMTAAWGSANPFGDTWAQPASLHMTSSPLDVDTDPETPTKSPAEAWLEQPLGHSADPHLDVRQETEGSVPADGSNLDIPAVGMSQSSTLSGAALAAHSSSETSTPEELRDYDSSSGVESHSDKQQTPVPAAQPDQDQDLGIHLERGDGEEEEAETLPADEVLGDAPTAPASAPSSPSTSGDEASDTEGEMQINDPDAPAGDAAALESPSASRNLPALDEDEEAADMHVGEEDGGTPQSANSVASYGFDCSASNSNAHSTAESSGKSPGIFSLENEDQLPEEAKDPSLIKELTLPPADAHPGEPLGCPVDLLPLAQQAEPHVGLDHQYLLGEKSGASVLEDVDPDSPVHLSPQREDIADEQPPYYSAICDKTDSFLAGNV